In Cloacibacterium caeni, a single window of DNA contains:
- a CDS encoding N-6 DNA methylase — protein MGFSKRFHLQQNIDALRIVFKLEKEKRQATVGERLLMMQYSGFGGLKFVLNPFENEIDINNWRKTEHDLFPITQELHQLLKENSEDDKQYRRYVDSMKSSVLTAFYTPPEVIDAISSALRDSGLHIDKFLEPSAGIGSFIQSFSESQKANVTAYEKDLLTGKILKQLYPESNVRVSGFEEIPEREQNSYDVVASNIPFGDTSVFDLSYSRSKDNAKIQAARSIHNYFFLKGADMLREGGLLVYITSQGILNSPKNEPIRRALMQDNNLVSVVRLPNNLFTEYAGTEVGSDLIILQKNTAKENLTDREDLFCRSNPTEYNTPGNALFQNSARIVHTDYKLDTDPYGQPALIYTHKNGVDGIAKDLKQMLSEDFGKHLNLGLYKGKRNDEPIIQIPIEPKVIPPVIEPVTIRQKLQPEPTPVVRQESPQELKQLSIFDLFESAGEPVAVIALPKRTTRSKKQSTRKSRDTIGRQTDLFSGALQQTYIPPKTNGTANGTPKINSKNQEAIGDLFSQINGNGQTDKSAVPNAINNAIPEPTPYSGELQSFHRNDCLVADNGWVGYLQDVERNEEKSSATFHTLQLPTLQKARAEAYIAVRDSYINLYQKEAERQTEHKEERETLNLLYDAFTKKYGNLNAADNAKLIKTDSAGKEIPYLERIIGGVIHKADIFSRPVSFSTTTLATDNPEEALASSLNKYGSVDLDFMSEISSLPAYTLKEALHGRLFYNPLQQEYEIAERWIAGNVVEKANDVRAYLENNPDDKEAKESLTALEEARPRRIEFEELDFNLGERWIPTGIYARFASHLFDADVLVHYSESSDDFSVKCHQGNMHIWEKYAVKAESRTFDGIALLKHALVNTTPDITKKVMVGDQEVKVRDMEAIQMANTKIDEIRTAFTDWLHAQNDEFKNRLTDQYNDTFNCFVRPNYDGSHQDFPGLDRKAAGIEDLYSSQKDTVWMIKLNNGAICDHEVGAGKTLIMCTAAQEMKRLGLAHKPMIIGLKANIPAIAEDYRKAYPHAKILYPGIDDFTPQKRLRIFGDIKNNDWDCVILTHDQFGMIPQSPEIQKEILEIELDSVERNLDALQSQGKEVTRGMLAGVIKRKENLEVKLKTLQHDIENRKDDIVDFKMMGIDHLFVDESHQFKNLMFNTRHTRVAGLGNVDGSQKALNLLFAIRTIQERTNADMGATFLSGTTISNSLTELYLLFKYLRPRALEKQGIHSFDAWAAIYARKTTDYEFSVANNIVAKERFRYFIKVPELAQFYSEITDYRTAKDIGIDRPEKNEVLYNIPPTPDQEDFIQSLMQFAKTGDATLLGRLPLSQREEKAKMLIATDYARKMSLDMRMVSGMYDDHPDNKASHCAANIAKYYNQFNAQKGTQFVFSDLGTYKPGEWNVYSEIKRKLVEDHGIPTNEVRFIQEAKNDKQRKDLINGMNEGKIRVLFGSTSMLGTGVNAQKRAVAVHHLDTPWRPSDLAQRDGRAIRKGNEIAKFFADNKVAVIIYAVEKSLDSYKFNLLYNKQLFIDQLKTNNLSKRTIDEGSMDEKSGMNFSEYVAILSGNTDLLDKAKLEKQIAGLESEKQAFNRSKSSAKFKVQDYTEMLQSTQSRLNRMSTDWENLQQRLQKHSDGTIANPVLLDGLPPNANPKQIGTKLNQIADKARTAGRYEEIGSLYGFTLLVKTEISEKEGADIRVNRFLVQGEGNIKYTYNNGIMAKDPETAAMNFLRALEKLPGFIKQEQEKISEIQKDLPILQEVVNGTWAKESRLSELKTELAAVERKIQLSITPETKADTPEQVEKQKETPMVQESIVRAKGIHIPRGIL, from the coding sequence ATGGGCTTCAGTAAGCGGTTCCATCTCCAACAGAATATTGATGCCCTGCGAATTGTTTTTAAACTGGAAAAGGAGAAACGGCAAGCCACCGTAGGCGAAAGACTGCTAATGATGCAATACAGCGGATTTGGCGGTCTTAAATTCGTTCTGAACCCCTTTGAAAATGAAATAGACATCAATAATTGGAGAAAAACGGAACACGACCTCTTTCCGATTACGCAGGAACTCCACCAACTACTCAAAGAAAATTCCGAAGACGATAAGCAATACCGCAGGTATGTGGATAGTATGAAAAGTTCTGTTTTAACGGCTTTTTATACCCCGCCAGAGGTCATAGATGCCATTTCATCAGCCTTGCGGGATAGCGGTCTGCATATTGATAAATTCCTCGAACCCTCCGCAGGTATCGGCTCATTCATACAATCCTTTTCGGAAAGTCAAAAAGCCAATGTTACTGCCTATGAAAAGGACTTGCTGACAGGCAAGATTTTAAAGCAGCTCTATCCCGAAAGCAATGTACGTGTAAGCGGTTTTGAGGAAATTCCCGAAAGGGAACAAAACAGCTATGATGTAGTAGCCAGTAACATTCCTTTTGGCGATACTTCCGTATTCGACCTTTCTTATTCCCGAAGCAAGGACAATGCAAAAATACAGGCTGCCCGAAGCATACACAATTACTTCTTTCTGAAAGGTGCTGATATGCTCCGTGAGGGTGGTTTGTTAGTTTATATCACTTCACAAGGCATATTGAACAGCCCTAAAAACGAACCCATACGCAGGGCGTTAATGCAGGATAATAATTTGGTATCGGTTGTAAGATTACCTAACAACCTGTTTACAGAATATGCAGGTACGGAAGTGGGAAGCGACCTGATTATCCTGCAAAAAAATACGGCAAAAGAAAATCTGACCGACAGGGAAGATCTGTTTTGCCGAAGCAATCCAACCGAATACAATACACCAGGCAATGCCTTGTTTCAAAACAGTGCAAGGATTGTGCATACAGACTACAAATTAGATACTGACCCATACGGACAGCCTGCCTTAATCTATACGCATAAAAATGGTGTTGATGGGATTGCCAAAGATTTGAAACAAATGCTTTCCGAAGATTTCGGTAAGCATCTGAATTTGGGTTTATACAAAGGCAAACGGAACGATGAGCCTATTATACAAATTCCGATTGAGCCAAAGGTTATACCTCCGGTAATAGAGCCTGTAACCATTCGGCAAAAACTACAACCCGAACCAACTCCGGTAGTCCGTCAGGAAAGCCCGCAGGAATTGAAACAACTAAGCATTTTCGACCTGTTTGAAAGTGCGGGCGAACCTGTTGCCGTAATTGCGTTACCCAAAAGAACTACCCGAAGCAAAAAGCAAAGCACCCGAAAAAGCAGAGATACAATAGGTCGCCAAACCGATCTGTTCAGTGGTGCATTGCAGCAAACCTATATACCGCCAAAAACCAACGGTACTGCTAACGGTACTCCAAAGATAAACAGCAAAAATCAGGAAGCAATTGGCGACCTGTTTTCACAAATAAACGGGAATGGCCAGACTGATAAGTCAGCCGTTCCCAATGCCATTAATAACGCCATTCCCGAACCTACCCCGTATAGTGGCGAACTGCAATCATTCCACCGTAATGATTGCCTTGTTGCGGATAATGGTTGGGTTGGTTATCTGCAAGATGTCGAAAGAAACGAAGAAAAATCATCAGCAACCTTTCATACATTGCAATTACCGACTTTACAAAAAGCAAGAGCCGAAGCCTATATTGCCGTAAGGGACAGTTATATTAACCTCTATCAAAAAGAAGCTGAAAGGCAAACCGAACACAAGGAAGAACGGGAAACGCTGAACCTCCTTTATGATGCCTTTACTAAAAAATACGGCAATCTGAATGCTGCCGACAATGCCAAGCTCATAAAGACAGACAGCGCAGGTAAGGAAATACCGTATCTGGAGCGTATTATCGGGGGCGTAATTCACAAAGCAGATATATTCAGCCGCCCCGTTAGTTTTTCTACTACCACATTAGCAACCGACAATCCCGAAGAGGCTTTAGCGTCATCGCTGAACAAATACGGAAGCGTGGATTTGGATTTTATGTCCGAAATCAGCAGCCTGCCTGCCTATACGCTGAAAGAAGCCTTGCACGGGCGGTTGTTCTACAATCCGCTACAACAGGAATATGAAATTGCTGAACGGTGGATAGCGGGCAATGTTGTTGAGAAAGCAAATGATGTACGAGCATATCTCGAAAACAATCCTGATGATAAGGAAGCCAAAGAAAGCCTTACCGCTTTAGAAGAAGCCCGACCAAGACGGATTGAATTTGAGGAACTTGATTTTAACCTCGGTGAACGGTGGATACCCACGGGAATTTATGCCCGGTTTGCTTCGCATTTGTTTGATGCCGATGTACTGGTTCATTATTCGGAAAGCTCCGACGACTTTTCCGTAAAGTGTCATCAGGGCAATATGCACATTTGGGAAAAATATGCAGTCAAGGCAGAAAGCCGAACATTTGATGGTATTGCGCTGCTCAAACACGCCCTTGTCAATACCACGCCGGATATTACCAAAAAAGTAATGGTTGGCGACCAAGAGGTCAAGGTACGGGATATGGAAGCCATACAAATGGCGAACACCAAGATTGATGAAATCCGTACCGCCTTTACCGACTGGCTACACGCACAGAACGATGAGTTTAAAAACAGGCTGACCGACCAATACAACGATACCTTTAACTGTTTTGTTCGCCCGAACTATGACGGCAGCCATCAGGACTTTCCGGGATTAGACCGAAAGGCAGCAGGTATTGAAGACCTGTATTCAAGCCAAAAGGACACCGTTTGGATGATAAAACTGAACAACGGCGCTATCTGCGACCACGAAGTAGGTGCAGGAAAAACGCTGATAATGTGTACAGCAGCACAGGAAATGAAGCGGTTGGGCTTAGCCCATAAACCAATGATAATTGGGCTGAAAGCGAATATACCTGCCATTGCTGAAGACTACCGCAAAGCCTATCCACACGCTAAAATCCTTTATCCAGGTATTGATGATTTTACACCTCAAAAACGCCTCCGGATTTTCGGGGATATTAAAAACAACGATTGGGATTGTGTGATACTCACGCACGACCAGTTCGGAATGATACCGCAATCGCCCGAAATACAAAAGGAAATCCTCGAAATAGAATTAGACAGCGTAGAGCGCAACCTCGATGCCCTGCAATCGCAAGGTAAGGAAGTAACAAGAGGGATGCTTGCGGGTGTAATCAAAAGGAAAGAAAATCTTGAAGTAAAACTGAAAACACTCCAACACGATATTGAAAACCGCAAGGATGATATTGTGGACTTCAAAATGATGGGTATAGACCATTTGTTTGTGGACGAAAGCCACCAGTTCAAAAACCTGATGTTCAACACCCGTCATACAAGGGTAGCCGGACTGGGTAATGTGGACGGGAGCCAAAAGGCACTTAACCTGCTCTTTGCTATCCGCACCATTCAGGAGCGAACCAATGCGGATATGGGTGCAACCTTTCTTTCAGGTACAACCATCAGCAATTCCTTAACAGAACTGTACCTGCTGTTCAAATACCTGCGCCCTCGTGCATTGGAAAAACAGGGCATTCATTCTTTTGATGCGTGGGCAGCTATCTATGCAAGGAAAACGACCGATTATGAATTTTCGGTAGCCAATAATATAGTCGCTAAAGAGCGTTTCCGCTACTTCATCAAAGTGCCGGAACTGGCACAGTTCTATTCTGAAATCACAGATTACAGGACGGCAAAGGATATTGGTATTGACCGCCCCGAAAAGAATGAGGTATTGTACAATATACCGCCAACGCCCGACCAAGAAGATTTTATCCAAAGCCTGATGCAGTTTGCTAAAACGGGCGATGCTACTTTGCTCGGAAGATTACCGTTATCGCAAAGGGAAGAAAAAGCAAAGATGCTCATTGCTACGGACTACGCCCGTAAGATGTCCCTTGATATGCGAATGGTAAGCGGAATGTATGACGACCATCCCGACAACAAGGCTTCGCATTGTGCGGCAAATATTGCCAAGTATTACAACCAGTTTAATGCACAAAAAGGAACACAGTTCGTTTTCTCTGATTTGGGAACCTACAAGCCAGGCGAATGGAATGTGTACTCCGAAATAAAACGCAAGCTCGTGGAAGACCACGGCATACCTACAAACGAAGTAAGGTTTATTCAGGAAGCCAAAAATGATAAGCAGCGTAAAGACCTCATCAACGGAATGAACGAGGGTAAAATCCGTGTGCTGTTCGGCTCTACCAGTATGTTGGGAACGGGTGTTAATGCACAGAAAAGAGCCGTTGCCGTTCATCATTTAGATACGCCGTGGCGACCGAGCGACCTTGCACAAAGGGACGGGCGGGCTATCCGAAAAGGCAACGAGATAGCCAAATTCTTCGCTGATAATAAAGTTGCTGTGATTATCTATGCCGTTGAAAAATCTTTGGATAGTTATAAGTTCAACCTGCTGTATAACAAGCAACTTTTTATCGACCAGTTAAAGACTAATAACCTAAGCAAAAGAACGATTGATGAGGGAAGTATGGACGAAAAATCGGGAATGAACTTTTCGGAATATGTGGCAATCCTATCAGGAAATACAGACCTGTTGGATAAAGCCAAACTTGAAAAGCAGATTGCCGGATTGGAAAGCGAAAAGCAGGCGTTTAACCGTTCTAAATCCAGTGCCAAATTTAAGGTGCAGGATTATACGGAAATGTTGCAAAGTACCCAATCCCGTTTGAACCGGATGAGTACAGACTGGGAAAACTTGCAGCAACGCCTACAAAAGCATTCAGACGGAACAATCGCAAATCCGGTGCTGTTGGATGGCTTACCGCCGAATGCAAACCCGAAACAAATCGGTACGAAACTCAACCAGATTGCGGATAAAGCTCGTACCGCAGGGCGATATGAAGAAATCGGCAGCTTGTATGGTTTTACGCTGTTGGTTAAAACTGAAATCTCTGAAAAAGAGGGAGCAGATATTAGGGTAAACCGTTTTTTGGTTCAGGGCGAGGGCAACATCAAATACACCTACAACAACGGCATAATGGCGAAAGACCCTGAAACCGCAGCAATGAATTTTTTGAGGGCTTTAGAAAAGCTGCCGGGCTTTATTAAGCAGGAGCAGGAGAAAATTTCTGAAATACAAAAAGACCTGCCCATACTTCAGGAAGTGGTTAACGGTACGTGGGCTAAGGAAAGCCGATTGAGCGAACTTAAAACGGAACTGGCTGCTGTTGAGAGGAAAATACAGCTATCCATTACACCGGAAACAAAAGCAGATACTCCGGAACAAGTGGAAAAGCAGAAAGAAACCCCAATGGTTCAGGAAAGCATTGTACGGGCAAAAGGTATTCATATACCTCGTGGTATATTGTAG
- the mobC gene encoding conjugal transfer protein MobC, with amino-acid sequence MQGEDDLRGLAKIMAFMRAVSILLVLMHLYWFCYGFFLERGWTLEVINKILGNFDRTAGLFSHTLYTKAFALVLLALSCLGTKGVKNEKITWSKIYVALGVGFVLFFLNTSLLKLSPATGTFLYILTISLGYISLLMAGVWMSRLLRTNLMDDVFNNENESFQQETKLMENEYSVNLPTKFYYKGKWNNGWINIVNPFRASIVLGTPGSGKSYAIVNNYIKQQIEKGFSMYIYDFKFDDLSTIAYNHLLKHRDKYKIQPKFYVINFDDPRKSHRCNPLNPDFMTDISDAYEAAYTIMLNLNRSWIQKQGDFFVESPIILLAAIIWYLKIYENGKYCTFPHAIELLNKKYSDVFTILTSYPDLENYLSPFMDAWQGGAQDQLQGQIASAKIPLSRMISPQLYWVMTGDDFTLDINNPNEPKILCVGNNPDRQNIYSAALGLYNSRIVKLINKKGQLKSSVIIDELPTIYFRGLDNLIATARSNKVAVCLGFQDFSQLTRDYGDKESKVIQNTVGNIFSGQVVGETAKSLSERFGKVLQKRQSMTINRNDKSTSISTQLDSLIPASKISTLTQGMFVGSVSDNFDERIEQKIFHAEIVVDNETVAAETKAYQKIPEILSFVDKQGEDKMKQEIEANYKQIKSDILNIVVSEMERIKNDPDLQHLVQE; translated from the coding sequence ATGCAGGGAGAAGACGATTTAAGAGGGCTTGCCAAGATAATGGCTTTTATGCGGGCAGTCAGTATTCTTTTGGTACTGATGCACCTTTATTGGTTCTGCTACGGTTTCTTTTTAGAACGTGGGTGGACGTTGGAAGTAATCAACAAAATACTGGGCAATTTCGACAGAACGGCAGGTTTGTTCTCACATACCTTATACACCAAAGCATTTGCTTTGGTTTTGTTGGCTTTGAGTTGCTTAGGAACGAAAGGCGTAAAAAATGAGAAGATAACCTGGTCTAAAATTTATGTGGCTTTGGGGGTAGGCTTTGTGCTGTTTTTTCTTAATACCTCATTATTAAAGCTATCTCCGGCAACAGGCACATTTCTGTATATCCTTACCATCTCTTTAGGTTATATCTCCTTATTGATGGCAGGTGTATGGATGAGCCGTTTGCTCCGTACTAACCTTATGGACGACGTTTTCAATAATGAAAACGAGAGCTTCCAACAGGAAACCAAGCTGATGGAAAATGAATACTCCGTCAACTTGCCCACCAAATTTTACTACAAGGGCAAATGGAACAACGGTTGGATAAACATCGTAAATCCTTTCAGGGCATCTATCGTGTTGGGTACTCCGGGTTCAGGAAAATCCTATGCTATCGTAAATAACTACATCAAGCAGCAGATTGAGAAAGGCTTTAGTATGTATATCTACGATTTCAAATTCGACGACCTTTCTACCATTGCCTACAATCACTTACTGAAGCATCGCGACAAGTATAAAATTCAGCCGAAATTCTATGTGATAAATTTTGACGACCCACGCAAGAGCCATCGTTGCAATCCACTCAATCCCGACTTTATGACGGATATTTCCGATGCTTACGAAGCAGCTTATACCATAATGCTGAACCTCAACAGGTCGTGGATACAGAAGCAAGGGGATTTTTTCGTGGAAAGCCCAATTATCTTGCTTGCAGCTATTATTTGGTATCTGAAAATCTATGAAAACGGCAAGTATTGCACATTCCCGCACGCCATTGAATTACTGAATAAAAAGTATTCGGACGTATTCACAATTCTTACCTCATACCCTGATTTAGAGAATTATTTATCGCCCTTTATGGATGCTTGGCAAGGCGGCGCACAAGACCAGTTACAGGGGCAAATTGCTTCTGCAAAAATTCCTTTATCAAGAATGATAAGCCCGCAGCTTTATTGGGTAATGACTGGCGACGACTTCACGCTCGACATCAACAACCCGAACGAGCCGAAGATTTTATGCGTTGGTAACAATCCTGACCGTCAAAATATTTACTCCGCAGCTTTGGGTTTGTACAATTCAAGGATTGTAAAACTCATCAATAAAAAAGGGCAGTTAAAGAGTTCGGTTATCATAGATGAGTTGCCCACAATTTATTTTAGGGGACTGGATAACCTTATCGCAACGGCGAGAAGTAATAAGGTAGCCGTTTGCCTGGGCTTTCAGGACTTTTCGCAATTAACGAGGGATTACGGCGACAAAGAGAGCAAGGTAATACAGAACACGGTTGGTAATATATTCAGTGGTCAGGTGGTTGGAGAAACGGCAAAAAGTTTATCTGAACGCTTCGGCAAGGTGTTGCAGAAACGCCAAAGTATGACCATTAACAGAAATGATAAATCTACTTCGATATCCACACAGTTAGACAGCCTCATACCTGCATCAAAAATCTCAACTTTGACACAAGGTATGTTTGTAGGTTCTGTATCGGATAACTTTGATGAACGTATCGAGCAAAAAATATTTCACGCCGAAATTGTGGTAGATAATGAAACAGTTGCTGCCGAAACAAAAGCCTATCAGAAAATACCGGAAATCCTGTCCTTTGTTGATAAGCAGGGTGAAGATAAAATGAAGCAGGAAATTGAAGCCAATTACAAACAGATAAAATCAGATATACTAAATATTGTTGTAAGTGAAATGGAACGCATCAAGAATGACCCCGATTTACAGCATTTGGTACAGGAGTGA
- the mobB gene encoding conjugal transfer protein MobB codes for MIAKIGRSGNLYGALAYNQLKVENENGQILFANKIIETANGHYSVAQLAQSFAPYLIANRNTEKHTLHISLNPDPNDKVSDDKFREIAEEYMREMGYGEQPFVVFKHTDIDRSHIHIVSVCVDEQGKKISDKFEKMRSMNLCRELEKKHGLIPATDKERNQNDKVFRPVDYRAGDVKSQIASVVRHLPNYYQYQSLGEYNALLSLFNITAEKIEGELQGKMQQGLLYIPLNEKGERAGHPFKASLFGKGAGLPALELHFAKCKTALKDHPSKQTLKAAATIALKTTSDEQAFKKQLAEQGINVVVRRNDTGRIYGMTFIDHNSKTVWNGSRLAKELSANVFNDYWNNNIKPEIKEPALQQPKISTSNDADLPAEEAHHLFDFLTTEKHEDGLIEALGGLLPEAQGEDYEELDFANKMKKKRKRQRGQK; via the coding sequence ATGATAGCAAAGATTGGCAGAAGCGGGAATTTATACGGAGCATTGGCGTACAATCAGCTCAAAGTAGAAAATGAAAACGGACAAATTTTGTTCGCCAATAAGATAATTGAAACCGCTAACGGGCATTATTCCGTTGCACAATTAGCCCAATCTTTTGCGCCCTATCTGATTGCCAACCGAAATACCGAGAAACATACTTTGCATATTTCGCTCAACCCCGACCCGAATGACAAGGTAAGCGATGATAAATTTCGGGAAATAGCAGAGGAATATATGCGTGAAATGGGTTACGGCGAACAGCCTTTTGTAGTATTCAAACACACCGATATTGACCGCAGCCACATCCATATTGTATCGGTTTGTGTTGATGAGCAGGGCAAAAAAATTTCGGATAAGTTCGAGAAAATGCGGTCTATGAACCTGTGCCGGGAGTTGGAAAAAAAACACGGGTTGATACCCGCAACAGATAAAGAGCGCAATCAGAATGATAAGGTTTTCCGTCCGGTAGATTATAGGGCAGGCGATGTAAAAAGCCAAATCGCTTCGGTAGTCCGACACCTGCCGAACTATTACCAGTACCAAAGTTTGGGCGAATACAATGCCTTGCTATCTCTTTTCAATATTACCGCCGAGAAAATCGAAGGAGAATTGCAGGGAAAAATGCAGCAGGGTTTATTGTACATTCCATTAAATGAAAAAGGCGAAAGAGCCGGGCATCCGTTTAAGGCTTCCCTCTTCGGCAAGGGCGCAGGGCTACCTGCTTTGGAATTGCATTTTGCGAAATGCAAAACAGCTTTAAAAGACCACCCAAGCAAGCAAACCCTAAAAGCTGCCGCTACCATTGCCCTGAAAACAACGAGCGATGAGCAGGCTTTCAAAAAGCAATTGGCTGAACAGGGCATTAACGTAGTGGTACGCCGGAATGATACAGGTCGCATTTACGGAATGACTTTTATAGACCATAATTCTAAAACGGTTTGGAACGGTTCACGCTTAGCAAAGGAACTTTCTGCCAATGTCTTTAATGATTATTGGAACAATAACATCAAACCGGAGATAAAAGAACCTGCTTTACAGCAACCCAAAATATCCACATCAAATGATGCGGATCTTCCTGCGGAAGAAGCACACCATTTGTTCGATTTCTTAACTACGGAAAAACACGAAGACGGTTTGATTGAAGCATTGGGCGGTTTGCTACCCGAAGCCCAGGGCGAGGATTATGAAGAATTGGATTTTGCTAACAAGATGAAGAAGAAACGCAAACGCCAAAGAGGTCAGAAATAG
- the mobA gene encoding conjugal transfer protein MobA, with translation MNDNNNKQQKKTGRRPKKDPANIRYTISFNEQEHARFLALFDKSGMQVKAHFITSCIFDKTIKTIQIDKGTVDFYMRLTSFHSQFRSIGVNYNQIVKLLYKNFSEKKAAAFLYKLEKQTAEMAMLCQKIIQMSEEFDAKYLKK, from the coding sequence ATGAATGATAATAACAATAAGCAACAGAAGAAGACCGGACGCCGCCCGAAAAAAGACCCGGCGAACATCCGATACACGATTTCCTTTAACGAGCAGGAACACGCCCGTTTTCTTGCTCTTTTTGACAAATCAGGTATGCAGGTAAAGGCGCATTTTATTACGTCCTGCATCTTTGACAAGACCATAAAGACCATTCAGATTGACAAAGGAACAGTTGATTTTTATATGCGGCTGACCTCTTTTCACAGCCAGTTCCGTTCCATAGGCGTGAACTACAACCAAATTGTAAAGCTGTTGTACAAGAATTTTTCGGAGAAAAAAGCCGCAGCATTCCTGTACAAACTGGAAAAACAAACGGCTGAAATGGCGATGCTCTGTCAAAAAATCATTCAGATGAGCGAGGAATTTGATGCAAAATACCTCAAAAAATAG
- a CDS encoding ParA family protein: METTKKTLKISFSTQKGGVGKSTMTTLLASVLHYRLGFNVLVMDCDFPQHSLTNMRERDKRTIMQNDYHKKAAMKQFQAINKKAYPIIKCKAETALEKASEYRSQSAVVPDVIFFDLPGTANTKGVLTTLKKMDFIFSPITADRLVVESTLGFTKAFLGLPQTDEGNPEQEMWLFWNQVDGREKTGLYDAYQSVIKELNLPIMETRIMDSKRFRKETDDTASYVFRSSLLPAEPQLMKATKMDLFVEEFLKITHL; the protein is encoded by the coding sequence ATGGAAACAACAAAGAAAACTTTAAAAATCAGCTTCTCCACCCAAAAAGGCGGTGTGGGAAAATCTACAATGACCACCTTGCTGGCAAGTGTGCTTCACTACCGTTTAGGTTTTAATGTGCTGGTGATGGACTGCGACTTTCCGCAACACAGCCTGACCAATATGCGTGAACGGGATAAGAGAACCATAATGCAGAACGACTACCATAAAAAGGCGGCAATGAAGCAGTTTCAAGCCATCAACAAAAAAGCGTACCCGATTATCAAATGCAAGGCTGAAACAGCTCTGGAGAAAGCATCGGAATACAGAAGCCAGTCGGCGGTTGTGCCGGATGTTATTTTCTTCGACCTGCCGGGAACAGCCAATACCAAAGGTGTACTGACAACCTTAAAAAAAATGGACTTCATCTTTTCGCCCATTACTGCCGACCGTTTGGTAGTGGAAAGTACATTGGGCTTTACCAAAGCCTTTCTCGGACTTCCCCAAACGGACGAGGGCAATCCCGAACAAGAGATGTGGCTGTTCTGGAACCAAGTGGATGGCAGGGAAAAAACAGGTTTGTATGATGCGTATCAAAGTGTCATCAAAGAACTCAACCTGCCCATAATGGAAACAAGGATAATGGACAGCAAGCGTTTCCGAAAGGAAACAGACGACACAGCCAGTTATGTATTCAGGTCAAGTTTGCTGCCTGCCGAACCACAGTTAATGAAAGCAACTAAAATGGATTTGTTTGTCGAGGAATTTTTAAAAATCACTCATCTATAA
- a CDS encoding DUF3408 domain-containing protein, which translates to MASDNKNNDFEKPNVDEEYLMNVISGDEPVAPPTINKKQDVPKENKPREKARNSSSKKADYEETFLVNRFPSGRNGKVVYIRPEYHERLLRIVQLTREERTTLYSYIDNILEHHFREYGDDITDYFNEHFKPIL; encoded by the coding sequence ATGGCTTCAGATAACAAAAACAACGATTTTGAAAAGCCCAATGTTGATGAGGAATACCTTATGAACGTCATAAGCGGCGATGAGCCTGTTGCTCCACCGACCATTAACAAAAAGCAGGATGTACCAAAGGAAAACAAGCCCAGGGAAAAAGCCCGTAACAGTTCATCAAAGAAAGCGGACTACGAGGAAACGTTTTTGGTCAATCGTTTTCCATCGGGGCGTAATGGCAAGGTCGTTTACATACGCCCTGAATACCACGAAAGATTGCTCCGCATCGTTCAACTGACAAGGGAAGAAAGAACAACGCTCTACTCTTACATTGACAATATTCTTGAACATCATTTCAGGGAGTACGGGGACGATATTACCGATTATTTCAATGAACATTTTAAACCCATTCTATAA
- a CDS encoding DUF3408 domain-containing protein, translating into MKKDKKNRNTVAAGSNSDTVSNTAKTTYENAFMQMNKMQKRGNKSIYLSPEHHERLTRIVQIIGDDKIPLFAYLNNILEHHFKVFEDMITKEFNEKYKGLF; encoded by the coding sequence ATGAAGAAAGATAAAAAGAACAGGAATACTGTTGCAGCCGGCAGCAACTCCGATACAGTTAGCAATACAGCTAAAACAACCTATGAAAACGCATTTATGCAAATGAATAAAATGCAGAAAAGAGGCAATAAAAGCATATACCTAAGTCCTGAACATCACGAGCGTTTAACCCGCATAGTCCAGATTATAGGCGATGATAAAATACCCTTGTTTGCCTATCTCAATAATATTCTTGAACATCATTTTAAAGTATTTGAAGATATGATTACAAAAGAGTTCAACGAAAAGTACAAAGGCTTGTTTTAA